One window from the genome of Methylomarinovum caldicuralii encodes:
- a CDS encoding DUF3375 domain-containing protein yields the protein MASDSSRFPDYHDLVLLRQQHPAWRLLAAAHAPLVLTLLHTAFIAPNRRALPRQQLIALLDDLLFDLRQQVGGDAFPKAAAAYLDDWAGDDKGWLRKYYPEDSDEPHYDLTPAAVQALEWVAGLQRREFVGTESRLLLVFELLRQMAEGSETDPEARIAELERRRGEIDAEIERIRSGQLELMDPTRLRDRFLQMQDTARRLLADFRAVEQNFRELDRRVRERIATWEGGKGELLAEVFGHTDAIADSDEGRSFRAFWDFLMDPRRQETLTGLLEKILALEPIRQLRPDPRLRRIHYDWLEAGEATQRTVARLSQQLRRWLDDQTWLENRRIMALLRDIEQHAIAVRECPPPGDFMTVDAAAPAIELVMERPLFQPSARIRIEDRVVVEGEAGTLDEALFKQRFVDREALADHIRRLLRSQSRVSLAQVVAARPLAEGLAELLTYLELAEADPRAVVDDGRSETIDWTGGDGVVRRARVPLILYCR from the coding sequence TTGGCATCCGATTCCAGCCGTTTTCCCGATTACCATGACCTGGTCTTGCTGCGCCAGCAGCATCCGGCCTGGCGCCTGTTGGCCGCCGCCCATGCGCCTTTGGTGCTCACCTTGCTGCATACTGCCTTCATCGCTCCCAACCGCCGTGCTCTGCCCCGCCAGCAGTTGATCGCCCTCCTCGACGACCTGCTTTTCGACCTGCGCCAGCAGGTGGGCGGGGACGCCTTTCCCAAAGCGGCGGCCGCCTATCTGGACGACTGGGCCGGGGACGACAAGGGCTGGCTGCGTAAGTACTATCCCGAGGACAGCGACGAGCCCCACTACGATCTGACCCCGGCGGCGGTGCAGGCGTTGGAGTGGGTGGCCGGGTTGCAGCGGCGCGAGTTCGTCGGCACCGAATCGCGTCTGCTGCTGGTCTTCGAGCTGCTGCGGCAGATGGCCGAGGGCAGCGAGACCGACCCCGAAGCCCGCATCGCCGAGCTGGAACGCCGCCGGGGCGAGATCGACGCCGAGATCGAACGCATCCGCAGCGGCCAGCTGGAACTGATGGACCCAACCCGCCTGCGCGACCGTTTCCTGCAGATGCAGGACACCGCCCGTCGCCTGCTGGCCGATTTCCGCGCCGTGGAACAGAACTTCCGCGAACTCGACCGCCGCGTGCGCGAGCGCATCGCCACCTGGGAGGGCGGCAAGGGGGAGTTGCTGGCGGAAGTGTTCGGCCATACCGACGCCATCGCCGATTCCGACGAAGGCCGCAGCTTCCGCGCCTTCTGGGATTTCCTCATGGACCCGCGGCGCCAGGAGACGCTGACCGGCTTGCTGGAAAAGATCCTGGCGCTGGAACCGATCCGCCAGCTCCGCCCCGACCCGCGCCTGCGCCGTATCCACTACGACTGGCTCGAGGCCGGCGAGGCCACCCAGCGCACCGTCGCCCGGCTGTCCCAGCAGCTGCGGCGCTGGCTCGACGACCAGACCTGGCTGGAGAACCGCCGCATCATGGCCCTGCTGCGCGACATCGAGCAGCACGCCATCGCCGTCCGCGAGTGCCCGCCGCCGGGGGATTTCATGACCGTGGACGCCGCCGCCCCGGCCATCGAACTGGTGATGGAGCGCCCCCTGTTCCAGCCTTCCGCCCGCATCCGCATCGAGGACCGGGTGGTGGTGGAAGGGGAGGCGGGGACGCTTGACGAGGCCCTGTTCAAGCAGCGCTTCGTCGACCGCGAGGCGCTGGCGGACCACATCCGCCGCCTGCTGCGCTCCCAGTCCCGGGTGTCCCTGGCCCAGGTGGTGGCGGCCCGCCCCCTGGCGGAAGGGTTGGCGGAACTGCTGACCTATCTGGAGCTGGCCGAGGCCGACCCCAGGGCGGTGGTGGACGACGGCCGCAGCGAAACCATCGACTGGACCGGCGGCGACGGCGTCGTCCGCCGCGCCCGTGTGCCCCTGATTCTGTACTGCCGCTGA
- a CDS encoding DUF4194 domain-containing protein: MEDPLPQVLIPLLKGVVYAEADPPRWQKLLDLQARIREVTGLMGLELIIDEAEGHAFLRQREFVAEETPLPRLVPRRPLSFPVSLLLALLRRRLLEFDQSGADTRLVLHRDDIAEMVRVFLPESSNEAKLLDRLDRDLKRIEELGFLRRLKGQEHLFEVQRILKSFVDAQWLGEFNERLAAYRKHLEEED; this comes from the coding sequence ATGGAAGACCCGTTGCCCCAGGTGCTGATTCCGCTGCTCAAAGGGGTGGTTTATGCCGAGGCCGACCCGCCCCGCTGGCAGAAGCTTTTGGACCTGCAGGCGAGGATCCGCGAGGTGACGGGCCTCATGGGCCTGGAGCTGATCATCGACGAGGCCGAAGGCCACGCTTTCCTGCGCCAGCGGGAATTCGTCGCGGAGGAAACGCCGTTGCCGCGGCTGGTGCCGCGCCGCCCCCTGAGCTTTCCGGTGAGCCTGCTGCTGGCGCTGCTGCGCCGCCGCCTGCTGGAATTCGACCAGAGCGGCGCAGACACCCGCCTGGTGCTGCACCGCGACGACATCGCCGAAATGGTGCGGGTGTTCCTGCCCGAATCCAGCAACGAGGCCAAATTGCTCGACCGCCTCGACCGCGACCTCAAGCGCATCGAGGAATTGGGCTTCCTGCGCCGCCTCAAGGGGCAGGAACACCTGTTCGAGGTGCAGCGGATTCTCAAGAGCTTCGTCGACGCCCAGTGGCTGGGGGAATTCAACGAACGGCTGGCGGCGTATCGCAAGCATTTGGAAGAGGAAGACTGA
- a CDS encoding ATP-binding protein, whose product MAAQIELLPFAAGDRPGFRLHRLEVRNWGTFHDKVWKLEPSGADLLLTGDIGSGKSTLVDALTTLLVPPQKLAYNRAAGAEARERDFRSYVLGYYKSARSEEAAGVRGAKPVSLRDPGCCSVILAHFRSEDLDQDLTLAQVFWFRDPAGQPARFYVLAERALAIAAHFGGFGGEIGRLKKRLRQSGCELFDSFSAYGAAFRRRLGIPSELALELFHQTVSMKSVGNLTDFVRRHMLEPPQVQRRIEALVAHFDDLTRAHQAILKARDQIERLKPLVADCDRHQQLEAEAGRLRRAREALGFHFAALKRELLAKRLEKLAVERDRGQAQLAALDRRRGELQAQRDELRHAIAEQGGDRLARLEHNIGQKDRECQQRRRQSERYAELAAALGLPSRPDAATFVANRRAVAAEREALEDRRAELQNRYTDASVEFRRLNERHRELSAEIESLEQRRSNIPAQMQRLRQALCQALELAEEELPFAGELLQVREDERAWEGAAERLLHPFGLSLLVPDAHYAAVSAWVDRTHLGGRLVYYRVRDQVAPRKRTQPDSLVDKLEIKPDSAFYPWLERELSHRFDYRCCDDLADFRRADRAVTASGQVKSGGDRHEKDDRHPIGDRRHYVLGWSNAAKLAALRQDREALEVQIHRAAETIAALEKERRDLETRQDTLTRLAQFDDFQLLDWQPLALELEALQRQFEALKAASDVLRTLQAQLEALEAELKAVEKQRDDCLGDIQAKAVQIDQCRAQQAECETLLADRPAETEAALADLRQWQAEALGDARLILETCDARERDYRAWLGAAIDRLDKQIGRLRERIVRAMTDYRHAYPADTREVDADPAAAGDYRAMLEALERDDLPRFEARFRALLNENTLREVANFQAHLHQERQAIGERIDAINQALRGIDYNPGRYIRLEARDNVDPDIRGFRHELRLCTEGALISGDDPAEAEARFLRVKALIERFRGREGSAESDRRWTAQVTDVRNWFLFAASECWREDDSEHEHYADSSGKSGGQKEKLAYTVLAASLAYQFGLATAPHRPRSFRLVVIDEAFGRGSDDSARYGLELFQRLGLQLLIVTPLQKIHVIEPYVAAVGFVFNREGRQSLLRQLTVETYRAERDARQSLEE is encoded by the coding sequence ATGGCCGCTCAAATCGAACTTCTCCCCTTCGCTGCCGGCGACCGCCCCGGTTTCCGGCTCCATCGTCTGGAAGTGCGCAACTGGGGCACCTTCCACGACAAGGTCTGGAAACTGGAACCGAGCGGGGCCGATCTGCTGCTCACCGGCGACATCGGTTCCGGCAAGTCCACCCTGGTGGACGCCCTGACCACCCTGCTGGTGCCGCCCCAGAAGCTGGCCTACAACCGCGCCGCCGGGGCCGAGGCCAGGGAGCGCGATTTTCGAAGCTACGTGCTCGGCTACTACAAGTCGGCCCGCAGCGAGGAGGCGGCGGGCGTCAGGGGGGCCAAACCGGTTTCGCTGCGCGACCCCGGTTGCTGCAGCGTCATTCTCGCCCACTTCCGCAGCGAGGATCTGGACCAGGATCTCACTCTGGCGCAGGTGTTCTGGTTCCGCGACCCGGCGGGCCAGCCGGCGCGTTTCTATGTCCTGGCCGAGCGGGCGCTCGCCATCGCCGCACATTTCGGCGGTTTCGGCGGCGAGATCGGCCGTCTCAAGAAGCGCCTGCGCCAGTCCGGCTGCGAGCTGTTCGACAGCTTCAGCGCCTATGGGGCGGCTTTCCGCCGCCGCCTCGGCATCCCCTCGGAACTGGCCCTGGAGCTGTTCCACCAGACCGTGTCGATGAAGTCGGTGGGCAACCTGACCGACTTCGTCCGCCGCCACATGCTGGAGCCGCCCCAGGTGCAGCGTCGCATCGAGGCTTTGGTCGCCCACTTCGACGACCTTACCCGCGCCCACCAGGCCATCCTCAAGGCCCGGGACCAGATCGAACGCCTCAAACCCCTGGTGGCCGACTGCGACCGCCACCAGCAGCTGGAAGCCGAGGCCGGCCGACTGCGCCGGGCCCGCGAGGCGCTGGGTTTCCATTTCGCCGCCCTCAAGCGCGAGCTGTTGGCAAAGCGCCTGGAGAAACTGGCGGTCGAGCGCGACCGGGGCCAGGCGCAACTGGCGGCGCTCGACCGTCGCCGCGGCGAATTGCAGGCCCAGCGCGACGAACTGCGCCACGCCATCGCCGAACAGGGCGGCGACCGGCTGGCGCGCCTGGAACACAACATCGGCCAGAAAGACCGGGAATGCCAACAGCGCCGCAGGCAGTCCGAACGCTACGCCGAGCTGGCCGCCGCCCTGGGACTCCCGTCCCGGCCGGATGCGGCCACTTTCGTCGCCAACCGCAGGGCTGTCGCGGCCGAGCGCGAAGCGCTGGAGGACCGCCGCGCCGAATTGCAGAACCGCTACACCGACGCCAGCGTCGAATTCCGCCGTCTCAACGAGCGCCACCGGGAGCTGAGCGCGGAGATCGAATCCCTGGAACAGCGCCGCTCCAACATCCCTGCGCAGATGCAGCGGCTGCGTCAGGCGTTGTGCCAGGCCCTGGAACTGGCGGAAGAGGAACTGCCTTTCGCCGGCGAGTTGCTCCAGGTGCGCGAGGACGAGCGCGCCTGGGAGGGGGCCGCCGAGCGCCTGCTGCACCCGTTCGGCCTTTCCCTGCTGGTGCCCGATGCCCATTATGCGGCGGTCAGCGCCTGGGTGGACCGTACCCACCTCGGCGGCCGCCTGGTCTATTACCGGGTGCGGGATCAGGTCGCCCCCCGCAAACGGACCCAGCCCGACAGTCTGGTGGACAAGCTGGAGATCAAACCCGACTCAGCTTTCTATCCGTGGCTGGAGCGGGAGTTGTCCCACCGTTTCGACTACCGCTGCTGCGACGATCTGGCGGACTTCCGCCGCGCCGACCGCGCCGTCACTGCCAGCGGTCAGGTCAAGAGCGGCGGCGACCGCCACGAGAAGGACGACCGCCACCCCATCGGCGACCGCCGCCACTACGTCCTGGGCTGGAGCAACGCCGCCAAGCTCGCCGCCCTGCGTCAGGACCGTGAGGCCCTGGAAGTACAGATCCACCGGGCCGCCGAGACCATCGCCGCCCTGGAGAAGGAACGGCGTGACCTGGAGACGCGCCAGGACACCTTGACCCGGCTGGCCCAGTTCGACGACTTCCAGCTTCTGGACTGGCAGCCCCTGGCCCTGGAGCTCGAGGCGCTGCAACGCCAGTTCGAGGCTTTGAAGGCAGCCTCCGACGTGCTCCGCACCCTCCAGGCCCAGCTGGAAGCGCTGGAAGCGGAACTGAAGGCGGTGGAGAAGCAGCGCGACGACTGCCTCGGCGACATCCAGGCCAAGGCAGTGCAGATCGACCAGTGCCGGGCGCAGCAGGCCGAGTGCGAGACGCTGCTGGCCGACCGCCCCGCGGAAACCGAGGCCGCCCTGGCTGACCTGCGCCAGTGGCAGGCCGAGGCCCTGGGAGACGCCCGCCTAATCCTGGAAACCTGCGATGCCCGCGAGCGCGACTACCGTGCCTGGCTCGGGGCCGCCATCGACCGTCTCGACAAGCAGATCGGCCGCTTGCGCGAACGCATCGTCCGCGCCATGACCGACTACCGCCACGCCTATCCCGCCGACACCCGGGAAGTGGACGCCGACCCGGCCGCCGCCGGCGACTACCGCGCCATGCTGGAAGCCCTGGAACGGGACGACCTGCCGCGCTTCGAGGCCCGTTTCCGCGCCCTGCTCAACGAGAACACCCTGCGCGAGGTGGCCAACTTCCAGGCCCATCTGCACCAGGAGCGCCAGGCCATCGGCGAGCGCATCGATGCCATCAATCAGGCCCTCCGCGGTATCGACTACAATCCCGGCCGCTACATCCGTCTCGAGGCCCGCGACAATGTCGATCCCGACATCCGCGGCTTCCGCCACGAGCTGCGCCTGTGCACCGAAGGGGCCCTCATCTCCGGCGACGATCCCGCCGAGGCCGAGGCGCGTTTCCTCCGGGTCAAGGCCCTGATCGAACGCTTCCGCGGGCGCGAGGGCAGCGCCGAGAGCGACCGCCGCTGGACCGCCCAGGTCACCGACGTGCGCAACTGGTTCCTGTTCGCCGCCTCCGAGTGCTGGCGCGAGGACGACAGCGAGCACGAGCACTACGCCGACTCCAGCGGCAAGTCCGGCGGTCAGAAGGAAAAGCTCGCCTACACCGTCCTCGCCGCCAGCCTCGCCTACCAGTTCGGTCTGGCCACCGCTCCCCACCGCCCCCGCAGTTTCCGCCTGGTGGTCATCGACGAGGCCTTCGGCCGCGGATCCGACGACTCGGCCCGCTACGGCCTGGAGCTGTTCCAGCGTCTCGGGCTGCAGCTTCTGATCGTCACCCCGCTGCAGAAGATCCACGTCATCGAACCCTACGTGGCGGCGGTGGGTTTCGTCTTCAACCGCGAGGGCCGCCAGTCGCTGCTGCGCCAATTGACGGTGGAGACCTACCGGGCCGAGCGTGACGCCCGGCAATCGCTAGAAGAATGA
- a CDS encoding Wadjet anti-phage system protein JetD domain-containing protein, producing the protein MTAATWTTPADLRRRLQKRWRRGDFLTGAVAFPLRLPLKGPTAAAVTGRFEAVRAWVRDWQAQEGRLELEWRSVRAAIGSQRLPAAVVFADRARLLRFLGRQAAQDARRFEVLEAETLERFPELADWLQRHPLTVLKKAAHWDKVLAVLDWFKDHPRSGLYLRQLDIPGVDTKFIESRRKLFADLLDRVLPPEAIDATQRGAAGFEARYGLRPKPVLIRFRLLDPGLYLHGLTDLSVPLAEFARLEPQAERLFVTENEVNFLAFPPVARGLVIFGRGFNVSVLGEIGWLQQRDIHYWGDIDTHGFAILSRLRAHLPRVHSLLMDRATLLVHRHAWVEEPSPTAADLSRLTPEERALYGDLRRDRLGERVRLEQERVGYGWVRRYLEAL; encoded by the coding sequence ATGACGGCGGCGACCTGGACCACCCCCGCCGATCTGCGCCGGCGCCTGCAAAAACGCTGGCGGCGGGGGGATTTTCTTACCGGCGCGGTGGCCTTCCCCCTGCGCCTGCCCCTGAAAGGGCCGACGGCGGCGGCGGTGACCGGACGGTTCGAGGCGGTGCGCGCCTGGGTGCGGGACTGGCAGGCGCAGGAAGGGCGCCTGGAACTGGAATGGCGCAGCGTCCGGGCCGCCATCGGCAGCCAAAGGCTGCCGGCGGCGGTGGTGTTCGCCGACCGGGCGCGGCTGCTGCGCTTTCTGGGACGACAGGCGGCGCAGGACGCCCGCCGTTTCGAGGTCTTGGAGGCCGAAACCCTGGAGCGTTTCCCCGAACTGGCCGACTGGCTCCAACGCCATCCGTTAACTGTTCTGAAAAAGGCGGCGCACTGGGACAAAGTGCTCGCCGTCCTCGACTGGTTCAAGGACCATCCCCGCAGCGGCCTGTACCTGCGCCAGCTCGACATCCCCGGAGTGGACACCAAGTTCATCGAATCCCGCAGGAAGCTGTTTGCGGACCTGCTCGACCGGGTGCTGCCGCCGGAAGCCATCGATGCCACCCAGCGCGGCGCCGCAGGCTTCGAGGCCCGCTACGGCCTGCGTCCCAAGCCGGTCCTGATCCGGTTCCGGTTGCTGGATCCGGGGTTGTATTTGCACGGCCTGACCGATCTGTCCGTGCCCCTGGCGGAGTTCGCCCGGCTGGAACCTCAGGCGGAACGGCTCTTCGTCACCGAGAACGAGGTCAACTTTCTCGCCTTTCCGCCGGTCGCGCGGGGGCTGGTGATCTTCGGTCGCGGCTTCAACGTCTCGGTGCTGGGGGAGATCGGATGGCTGCAGCAGCGGGACATCCATTACTGGGGCGACATCGACACCCACGGCTTTGCCATCCTCTCACGGCTGCGCGCCCACCTGCCGCGAGTCCACAGCCTGCTCATGGACCGCGCCACCCTGCTGGTCCACCGCCACGCCTGGGTCGAGGAGCCGTCCCCCACGGCTGCGGATCTCTCCCGGCTGACGCCGGAGGAACGCGCCCTCTACGGCGATCTGCGCCGCGACCGTCTCGGCGAGCGGGTGCGGCTGGAGCAGGAGCGGGTGGGGTACGGCTGGGTGCGGCGTTATCTCGAGGCCCTCTGA
- the ppk1 gene encoding polyphosphate kinase 1, which produces MSEPRYLNRELSLLAFHRRVLAMAEDESLPLLERLRFLCISSSNLDEFFEVRVAAVKQKIALRVRETGVDKADPVALLQALRQRVRAMIDDQYRLLNADLIPALAGEGIYFLRRDHWNARQRAWLADYMRQWVLPVVTPLSIDPAHPFPRIANKNLHFIVSLHGKDAFGRSHRYALIPIPRTLPRLVKLPDEVAGEGVAFVFLSSVIHAFVGDLFPGLTVEGCYQFRVTRDTELYIDEEEMEDLKRELQGRLEQQRRFGRAVRLEVSDNCPEAVAEYLCRQLQVEAEDLYRVNGPVNLHRLESVYDDVSRPDLKFPDFTPVLPARLEDAEDYFAVLRRGEVLLHHPYDAFTPVVDLVRQAAADPDVLAIRQTLYRTASRSAIADALVQAARNGKEVTAVIELRARFDEADNIRLAERLYQAGVHVVYGVVGYKTHAKMLLIVRREGKGVRRYVHLGTGNYHEITARFYTDIGLLSADPVLAEDVQRVFLQLTGLGHAVALNKLVQAPFGLHCFLLDRIQRETELARQGRKGRIIARMNGLEDPEIIDALYAASQAGVRIDLIVRGICCLRPGVEGLSENIRVRSVLGRFLEHSRVFYFGNDGDPVVYGSSADWLIRNLHRRVEVAFPIQPRPLKRQAIREALRYYLRDTAGAWELRSDGEYRRVRRRGRPFSAQAQLLADRQPQ; this is translated from the coding sequence ATGTCCGAACCCCGCTATCTCAACCGCGAACTGAGCCTGCTGGCTTTCCACCGCCGGGTGCTGGCGATGGCCGAGGATGAGTCCCTGCCGCTGCTGGAGCGGTTGCGCTTTCTGTGCATCTCCAGTTCCAATCTGGACGAGTTCTTCGAGGTGCGGGTGGCTGCGGTAAAGCAGAAGATCGCGCTCAGGGTGCGCGAGACCGGCGTGGACAAGGCCGATCCGGTCGCCCTGCTGCAAGCATTGCGGCAGCGGGTGCGGGCGATGATCGACGACCAGTACCGCCTGCTCAACGCGGATTTGATTCCCGCCCTGGCCGGCGAGGGCATTTACTTCCTGCGCCGGGACCACTGGAACGCGCGGCAGCGCGCCTGGCTGGCCGATTACATGCGCCAGTGGGTGTTGCCGGTGGTGACGCCCCTGAGCATCGATCCGGCCCATCCGTTCCCGCGCATCGCCAACAAAAATCTGCACTTCATCGTCAGCCTCCACGGCAAGGACGCCTTCGGGCGCAGCCACCGCTATGCCCTGATTCCCATTCCCCGCACCCTGCCGCGGCTGGTGAAGCTGCCGGATGAGGTGGCTGGGGAGGGCGTCGCCTTCGTGTTCCTTTCCTCGGTGATCCACGCCTTCGTCGGCGACTTGTTTCCGGGGCTGACGGTGGAGGGTTGCTATCAGTTCCGCGTCACCCGCGACACCGAGCTCTACATCGACGAGGAGGAAATGGAGGACCTCAAGCGCGAGCTCCAGGGCCGGCTGGAACAGCAGCGCCGCTTCGGCCGCGCGGTGCGCCTGGAGGTGTCGGACAACTGTCCCGAGGCCGTGGCGGAATACCTGTGCCGTCAGCTGCAGGTGGAAGCGGAGGACCTGTACCGGGTCAACGGGCCGGTCAATCTGCACCGGCTGGAATCGGTCTATGACGACGTTTCCCGTCCCGATCTCAAGTTTCCCGATTTCACCCCGGTGCTGCCGGCGCGGCTGGAAGACGCGGAGGACTATTTCGCCGTCCTGCGCCGCGGCGAGGTGCTGCTGCACCATCCTTACGACGCCTTCACCCCGGTGGTGGATCTGGTGCGCCAGGCGGCCGCCGATCCCGACGTGCTCGCCATTCGCCAGACCCTCTACCGCACCGCCTCGCGCTCGGCTATCGCCGACGCGCTGGTGCAGGCGGCCCGGAACGGCAAGGAAGTGACCGCGGTGATCGAGCTGCGGGCCCGCTTTGACGAGGCCGACAACATCCGTCTCGCCGAGCGGCTGTATCAGGCCGGCGTCCACGTGGTTTACGGGGTGGTGGGGTACAAGACCCACGCCAAGATGCTGCTGATCGTCCGCCGCGAGGGGAAGGGGGTGCGCCGTTACGTCCATTTGGGCACCGGCAACTACCACGAGATCACCGCCCGTTTCTACACCGACATCGGCCTGCTCAGCGCCGATCCGGTGCTGGCCGAGGACGTACAGCGGGTGTTCCTCCAGCTCACCGGCCTGGGCCACGCGGTGGCGCTCAACAAGCTGGTCCAGGCGCCTTTCGGCCTCCACTGCTTCCTCCTCGACCGCATCCAGCGCGAGACGGAACTGGCGCGCCAGGGCCGCAAGGGGCGCATCATCGCCCGCATGAACGGGTTGGAGGATCCGGAGATCATCGACGCCCTCTACGCCGCCTCCCAGGCGGGGGTGCGGATCGACCTCATCGTCCGCGGCATCTGTTGCCTGCGGCCCGGCGTCGAGGGACTGTCGGAGAACATCCGGGTGCGCTCGGTCCTGGGACGGTTTTTGGAGCACAGCCGGGTGTTCTACTTCGGCAACGACGGCGACCCGGTGGTGTACGGATCCAGCGCCGACTGGCTGATCCGCAACCTGCACCGCCGGGTCGAGGTGGCCTTCCCCATCCAGCCCCGCCCCCTCAAGCGCCAGGCGATCCGCGAGGCGCTGCGCTATTACCTGCGCGATACCGCCGGCGCCTGGGAGCTGCGTTCTGATGGCGAATACCGCCGGGTGCGGCGCCGGGGCAGGCCGTTCTCGGCCCAGGCGCAGCTGCTGGCGGATCGGCAGCCTCAGTGA
- a CDS encoding pentapeptide repeat-containing protein, which yields MRIWRLFPLLLILLSPALEAADLTRQQVIALLHQATPDKPADLRRKDLKHVDLSGLDLRRADLWGADLRYADLSHTNLQGQNLDLTVMRGAKLVGANLEGASIFGVIMIDADLTGANLRNTRVVATLDRAKLAGADLENAYWGADMKNQSMGLMRASCNKADFTGAHLKNADFNRVLLRFAKLDKANLENINLYRADLSGASLRQAKLKNADLREAHLDNADFTGADLRGAGLDGALGLDSAVGLKRPFPKIVIH from the coding sequence ATGCGCATCTGGCGACTGTTCCCGCTGCTGCTTATTTTGCTGAGCCCGGCGCTCGAGGCCGCCGATCTGACCCGTCAGCAGGTCATCGCGCTGCTGCACCAGGCCACGCCCGACAAACCGGCGGATCTGCGGCGCAAGGATCTCAAGCACGTCGACCTTTCCGGCCTGGATTTGCGCCGTGCCGATCTGTGGGGGGCCGACCTGCGTTACGCCGATCTGTCCCACACCAACCTCCAGGGCCAGAATCTGGATCTGACGGTGATGCGCGGCGCCAAGCTGGTGGGAGCCAATCTGGAAGGGGCGAGCATCTTCGGCGTCATCATGATCGACGCCGACCTTACCGGGGCCAACCTGAGGAACACTCGGGTCGTCGCCACTCTCGACCGGGCCAAGCTGGCAGGGGCGGACCTCGAAAACGCCTACTGGGGCGCCGACATGAAGAACCAGAGCATGGGCCTGATGCGGGCCAGCTGCAACAAGGCGGATTTCACCGGCGCCCATCTCAAAAACGCCGACTTCAACCGGGTGCTGCTGCGGTTTGCCAAACTGGACAAGGCCAATCTGGAGAACATCAATCTGTACCGGGCTGACCTATCCGGTGCCAGCCTGCGCCAGGCCAAGCTCAAAAACGCCGACCTGCGCGAGGCCCATCTGGACAACGCCGACTTCACCGGGGCCGATCTGCGCGGCGCCGGACTCGACGGCGCCTTGGGGCTGGACAGCGCCGTCGGCCTGAAGCGACCGTTTCCGAAAATCGTGATTCACTGA
- a CDS encoding YebC/PmpR family DNA-binding transcriptional regulator has protein sequence MAGHSKWANIRHRKSAQDAKRGKIFTKLIRELTVAARMGGGDPANNPRLRAAIDKALSHNMPKDTIQRAINKGTGAGDDSNYEEVRYEGYGPGGVAVMVDCLTDNRNRTVAEVRHAFTKAGGNLGTDGSVAYLFSKAGVINFPAGSDEDAIMEAALEAGAEDVVVHDDGSIEVLTAPEDFEAVKKALEDAGLKPESAEVTMRASTTVSLGAGDAEKMIRLLERLEDLDDVQQVYSNADISEDVLEKIA, from the coding sequence ATGGCAGGACACAGTAAATGGGCGAACATTCGCCATCGCAAGAGCGCGCAGGACGCCAAGCGCGGCAAGATCTTCACCAAGCTGATCCGCGAGCTGACCGTGGCCGCCCGCATGGGCGGGGGCGATCCGGCCAACAACCCGCGCCTTCGCGCCGCCATCGACAAGGCCCTGTCCCACAACATGCCCAAGGACACCATCCAGCGGGCCATCAACAAGGGCACGGGCGCCGGTGACGACAGCAACTACGAAGAAGTCCGCTACGAGGGCTACGGGCCCGGCGGGGTGGCGGTGATGGTCGATTGTCTCACCGACAACCGCAACCGCACCGTGGCCGAGGTGCGCCACGCCTTCACCAAGGCGGGCGGCAACCTGGGCACCGACGGCTCGGTGGCCTACCTGTTCAGCAAGGCCGGGGTGATCAACTTCCCCGCCGGCAGCGACGAGGACGCCATCATGGAAGCGGCGCTGGAGGCCGGGGCTGAGGATGTCGTCGTTCACGACGACGGCAGCATCGAGGTGCTGACCGCGCCGGAGGACTTCGAGGCGGTCAAGAAAGCCCTGGAGGATGCCGGTCTGAAGCCGGAGTCGGCGGAAGTGACCATGCGCGCCAGCACCACCGTCAGCCTCGGCGCGGGGGATGCGGAGAAGATGATCCGTCTGCTGGAGCGGCTGGAGGATCTGGACGACGTGCAGCAGGTCTATTCCAATGCCGACATCAGCGAGGACGTGCTGGAAAAGATCGCCTAG
- the ruvC gene encoding crossover junction endodeoxyribonuclease RuvC yields MVRILGVDPGSRITGYGIVDAEGARLQLVEAGCVATASRHFPARLKAIYDGILAVVETWRPEVLAVEQVFMHKNADSALKLGQARGAAICAGLARDLPVHEYATRQVKQAVVGRGGADKQQVQYMVKLLLNFRGELALDASDALAVALCHAHYQQTRQRLAVSAR; encoded by the coding sequence ATGGTGCGGATTCTCGGTGTCGATCCCGGCTCCCGGATCACCGGCTACGGCATCGTCGACGCCGAAGGCGCCCGGCTGCAATTGGTGGAGGCAGGGTGTGTGGCCACCGCGTCCAGGCATTTTCCCGCCCGCCTCAAGGCGATCTACGACGGCATCCTGGCCGTGGTGGAAACCTGGCGGCCGGAGGTGCTGGCGGTGGAGCAGGTCTTCATGCACAAGAACGCCGATTCCGCCCTGAAGCTGGGTCAGGCCCGCGGGGCGGCCATCTGCGCCGGTCTGGCGCGGGATCTGCCGGTGCACGAATACGCCACCCGCCAGGTCAAGCAGGCGGTGGTGGGCAGGGGCGGGGCGGACAAGCAGCAGGTGCAGTACATGGTGAAGCTGCTGCTCAACTTCCGGGGCGAACTGGCCCTGGATGCCAGCGACGCTCTGGCCGTGGCCCTGTGCCACGCCCATTATCAACAGACCCGGCAGCGGCTGGCGGTGTCGGCACGATGA